The Streptomyces sp. NBC_01439 genome contains the following window.
CGGTGATGACCGCGTCCGTGACCTTCTCGCCCAGGTACGCCTCGGCGTCGCGCTTCAGCTTCTGCAGGATGAAGGCGCTCATCTGCTGCGGGTTGAAGTCCTTGCCATCCAGGTTGATCTTCCAGTCAGTGCCCATGTGGCGCTTGACGGAGCGGATGGTCCGGTCCACGTTCGTGACCGCCTGGCGCTTGGCCACCTCGCCGACGAGGACCTCGCCGTTCTTGGCGAAGGCGACGACGGACGGCGTGGTCCTGGCGCCCTCGGCGTTGGTGATGACGGTGGGCTCGCCGCCTTCCAGAACGCTGACGACGGAGTTAGTGGTGCCCAGGTCGATGCCGACCGCACGTGCCATTTCAATTCCTCCAGCTGACTTGAGTGGAACAGACTCAACCATGCCGCATCGCCGCGCCGGCGTCAACAGAGCTGAGTCGAGTCGACTCAACCTTTAGGCCATGCTTACGCGCAACCACCCTGGACTCCGCCCCACATCCCAGCCCCACATCCCACCCCCACACGCCGGCGGGGCCGGACGATTCGGCCTCGCCGGCGCGTGAGGCACGGGGTCCCGGGACGGCACCCCCGATAGCGGCGGGCGCGGCCGAACGGGTCACCGCGGCCGCGCGCCACCACGAGACCGCCGGAAGCATGCGGCAGCGTGCTGACATGCCCCTCACACTCACCGCTCCGCGCGTACGGGTCCCCGCCGCCCCACCGGCGAAGCGGGTGTGCGACCTCGTCGGGGCAGTGGTGCTGCTCGCAGTGCTCGGCCTGCCGCTCGCGGCCATCACCGCCCTGCTGTGGGCGACCCAGGGCGGCCACCCCTTCGCACGGGCGGCCGCGGTGGGGCTGGCCGGCCGGCCGTTCCGCACGTGGCGCCTGCGCACCGACGACGGCACTGGCCGGATCGGTGCGGTCCTGGACCGCTGCGCCCTCGACGGCCTCCCGCAGCTGCTGAACGTGGTCCGTGGCGAGATGTCGCTCGTCGGGCCGCGCCCGGAAACTCGTACGGACCGCCCCGAGCGACTCCTCGTACGTCCCGGAATGACCGGATTGTGGCAGGTCAGCGCGCGTTCGGACCTCCCCTGGGAGGAGATGGCCCTGCTCGACCGGCATTATGTGGAGAACCACTGGCTCGGGATGGACCTCGCGATCCTGGCGCAGACCCCGCGCGCGGCGTACCGGCAAAGGGTCGCCTGAGCGACACAGATCACCGCACGCTCAGCTACATTGCGGCGTCGGGAATGGGTAACCTCAAGCCTTGACTTCATAAGTTACCGCTTAGTAAGTGCCGCCCGAGGAGCCCTTCCATGCAACTCGCCGCGATCATCGTGTCGCTGGTCCTGACCGTGGTCGGCGTCGCGCTGCTCGCACGAGCCGTGGCGCAGATCTACCGCTTCGTGAAGCTCGGCCAACCCGTACCGGCAGGCAGCCGCACGGACGACCCGAAGGCCCGAACGTTCACCCTCGTCCGCGAGTTCCTCGGCCACAGCCGCATGAACCGCTGGGGCATCGTCGGCTTCGCGCACTGGTTCGTCGCGATCGGCTTCCTGACGCTGCCGCCGACCCTGGCACAGGCCTACGGCCAGCTCTTCCAGGCCGACTGGGTGCTGCCGATCGTCGGCGGCTTCCTGCCGTTCGAGCTCTACATCGAGTTCATCGGCCTGATGACGGTCCTCGGCATCGTCGTCCTGATGGCGATCCGGCTGCTCAGCCTGCCCTCCCGGGCCGGCCGCAAGTCGCGCTTCACCGGCTCGAAGGCCTGGCAGGCGTACTTCGTCGAGTACATCATCCTGACCATCGGCCTCGCGATCCTGTGCCTGCGCGGCCTCGAGGGCGCGATCCACCACGTGGACAGCTACGAGCCGGCGTACTTCGTCTCGTACCCGCTGGTCCTGGCCTTCGACGGGCTTTCGACGAGCGCGCTGCAGAACGCCATCTACTTCACGGCGATGATCAAGATCGGCACCTCGCTGATCTGGATGATCGTGGTCTCGCTCAACACCAACATGGGTGTCGCCTGGCACCGCTTCCTCGGCTTCCCGAACATCTGGTTCAAGCGGAACGCGGACGGCGCCACGGCGCTCGGCGCCCTGCAGCCGATGACCTCGGGCGGCAAGGAGATCGACTTCGAGGACCCGGGCGAGGACGACAACTTCGGCGTCTCCCAGGTCGAGCAGTTCTCCTGGAAGGGCATCCTCGACTTCTCCACGTGCACGGAGTGCGGTCGCTGCCAGTCGCAGTGCCCGGCCTGGAACACGGGCAAGCCGCTGTCCCCCAAGCTGCTCATCATGTCGCTGCGCGACCACGCGCACGCCAAGGCCCCGTACCTGCTGGCCGGTGGCGGCAAGGACATGGAGGGCAACGAGAAGGCCACGGCGGAGCAGCTCGCCGGTGTCCCGGCCGCCGCTCTCGCGGAGGCCGAGCGCCCGCTGATCGGGACCGCCGAGGAGAACGGCGTCATCGACCCGGACGTGCTGTGGTCCTGCACCACCTGCGGTGCGTGCGTGGAGCAGTGCCCGGTCGACATCGAGCACATCGACCACATCGTCGACATGCGCCGCTACCAGGTGATGATCGAGAGCGCGTTCCCGTCGGAGGCGGGCACGATGCTCAAGAACCTGGAGAAGAAGGGCAACCCCTGGGGCCTGGCGAAGAAGCAGCGCGTCGAGTGGACCAAGGAGGTGGACTTCGAGGTCCCGATCATCGGGAAGGACGCGGAGGACCTCTCCGAGTTCGACTACCTCTACTGGGTCGGCTGCGCCGGCGCCCTGGAGGACCGGGCCAAGAAGACCACGAAGGCCTTCGCGGAGCTGCTGAACATCGCGGGCGTCAAGTTCGCGATCATGGGCGGCGACGAGAAGTGCACCGGTGACTCGCCGCGCCGCCTGGGCAACGAGCCGCTGTTCCAGCAGCTGGGCCAGGAGAACGTGGCCATGCTGAACATGGCCTTCGGCGAGGACGACGAGGACCCGTCGACGAAGAAGCCGAAGTCGGCGAAGCGGATCGTCTCGACCTGCCCGCACTGCTTCAACACCATCGCGAACGAGTACCCGCAGTTGGGCGGCGAGTACGAGGTCATCCACCACACGCAGCTCCTCCAGCACCTGATCGACGAGGGTCGCCTCACGCCGGTCACTCCGGTCGACGGCCTGATCACGTACCACGACCCGTGCTACCTGGGCCGGCACAACAAGGTCTACACGCCGCCGCGCGAGATCATGTCGGCCGTGCCGGGCCTGCGCCAGCAGGAGATGCACCGCCACAAGGAGCGGGGCTTCTGCTGTGGCGCCGGCGGCGCGCGGATGTGGATGGAGGAGCGGATCGGCAAGCGCATCAACAACGAGCGCGTCGACGAGGCCCTGTCCCTGAACCCGGACATCGTCTCCACCGCCTGCCCCTTCTGCCTCGTGATGCTCACCGACTCGGTGAACGGCAAGAAGAACGACGGTCAGGCGAAGGAACACGTCCAGGTGGTCGACGTGGCGCAGCTGCTGCTCGACTCGGTGAAGGCCCCGGGTCCGACGGAGGAGGAGCTGGCCGCGCTCGCGGCGGAGGCCGAGGCGGAAGCCAAGGCCGAGGCGGAGGCGGCTGCCGCGAAGGCGGCGGCGGAGGCGGAAGCCAAGGCGAAGGCGGCGGCCGCGAAGGCAGAAGCCGAGGCGAAGGCGGCGGCCGAGGCGGAAGCCAAGGCGGCGGCCGAGGCGAAGGCTGCCGCCGAGGCAGAGCCGGAGGCCGAGGCGAAGCCCGAGGCAGAGCCGGAGGCCGCGGCCGAGACGGAAGGGGAGGCGGCTGAGGCCGCCACCGAGCCTGCGGCGACCGCCGAGACCGACGCGAAGGCCGACGCCGAGGCCGACGCCGAGACCGCGGACAAGCCCGAGGCCAAGCCCGAGGCCGACGCCGAGACTGCGGACAAGCCCGAGGCCGACGCCAAGTAGGACGCCCGCAGGGCGCCCGCAGGACTCCTGCAGGGCACCCGCACCGGAACGGCCGGTCCCCACCCGGGGGACCGGCCGTTCCGTCATATGGGTACGGGTACGGGTACGGGAGGGACTCAGCCCTGGCCCCGCAGCACGGCGAAGCCCAGCCCGGTCGCATCCGCCGCATCCGCCGCGGCCGTACCGCTGCCCGGGGCGACCGCCTTCGCGCCCTTCCCGGCGCTCCGCCCCACCGGGTCGACCGTGTGGTTCTCGATCAGCCTGCCGCTGAAGTCGTACACCCAGCTGTTCCCGCCGCCCCTGCCGTCGACGACGACGAACTTCTCGCGCTCGCCCTCCCGGACGAGCCCGTACGTCCAGCCGTCGTGGTGGACGCTCGGACGCCGCAGGTCGATCGTGGCGAGCGCGGCGCGGCCCTTCGGCGTGGAGATCTCGACGCGCTTGCCGTGCGGGCCGTCCACGAGCCTGGCGGTCCGCCCGTCGGGCATGGTGATCCGCACGGAGCTCTCCTTCCCGACCTGCGGCTTCGGCGCGCCGACCATCCAGGAGGTGACCGTGCCGTTCGGGCGGAGCACGACGCGCAGGCCGTTGCTCTGCCCGTACGACACCGCCCCGTCCTTGGCGACCAGTGTGTCCAGCTTCGTGGAACCGGCGAGTACGTCCGCCTCGAAGTGGCTCTTGCCCACCTTGTAGACCTTGGCGACGGACCCGTCCGCCAGCTTCACGGTGGTGACGTACGCGCGGACGCTCGCGGTCTGTTCGACGGACGGCAGCACCTCCGGCCCTGGTACGGCCGGAGAGTCCGCGAAGGCGGACCCGACCGGGAGGGCCAGGACGGTGGCCGCGCCGACGAAGACGGCGGCGCTGCGGAGGCTGGTTCGGCGAGTGATGCGCATGTGGGGCTCTTCCGTGTCTCGTGTACTCGTGTACTCGTGCTCTTCGTGGTCGTTCGTGGCCGTTCGCGCTGCGTGGCGACGACGAGTACGAAGCTACGGACCCGATATGTGCGTATCCCATCGGGAATGTAACAAAGAGCCCCAGAACGCAACACAGGCCCGTAAATCGGACGTGCAGCACGATCGGACACGGGGTGGGGACAGCACCTCCGGGAACCCCTAAGGGATGTCACAGGTCAGCCGCAAAGGGTGGCTGTTCCGGCTGCCCGTCCACCGATGCTCGTCGGACCAGGTACGTTCGATCACGTGGCTGGATTCAGGATCGGACGCGGCAGGGACAACAACCGCTCTCCGCAACAACCCCCGCAGCAGCAGCAGCAGTCGTACGGTCAGCAGCAACCGCCGCCGTACGGCCAGCCGCCCTACCCTCCCGTCGGCGGCCCGCCGCCGCAGCAGCAGTGGCCGCAGCCGGGCGCGGGAGGTCATGGCGAGCCGGAGTACTTCGACCCGTACGGGCAGCAGCAGCCGCACGCGCAGCAGCCCCCGTACGGCCACGGAGGCGGGGGCCACGGCGGCGGGGGCTACAACGACAACCCGGGGCACACCCAGGTCTTCGCCATCGGCGAGGACCCGTACGGCCAGGGCGCTACGTACCAGGCGGGTGCGGCCTCGGCGGTGCCGTCCGGACCGCGGTTGCCGTGGAAGGAACTGCTCCGCGGCATCGTGACGCGGCCCGGGCAGACCTTCCTCCAGATGCGCGACTACGCCGTCTGGGGCCCCGCACTGATCGTGACCTTCCTCTACGGGCTCCTCGCGGTGTTCGGCCTCGACGACGCCCGCGACGACGTCATCAAGGCGACCGTGCCGAAGGCCATCCCGATCGTCCTGTCCGCCGGCGTGGCCTTCGTCATCTGCGGCCTGATCCTGGGCGCGGTGACGCACACCCTGGCCCGCCAACTGGGCGGCGACGGCGCGTGGCAGCCGACGGTGGGCCTGTCGATGCTGGTCATGTCGATCACGGACGCGCCGCGCCTGCTGTTCGCGGTGTTCCTCGGCGGCGACAACATGGTCGTACAGGTACTGGGCTGGGCCACGTGGGTAGCGGCCGGAGCCCTGTTCACCTCGCTGATCAGCAAGTCGCACGACCTGCCGTGGCCGAAGGCCCTGGGCGCGTCCGCGATCCAGCTGGTCGCACTGCTGTCGATCATCAAGCTGGGCACGATCTAACCGCGACCGCGCCCCGCACACGAAAGGGCCCGCCGCGCACTGTCCGCGCGGCGGGCCCTCTGCACGATGCCGGTCGGCTAGGCGTCGAGGACCTGGCCCTCGCGCTTGACGACGGGCGGCTCGACCGACCAGGGGAAGTTGATCCACTCGTCGGTCTTCTTCCACACGTACTCGCACTTCACGAGGGAGTGGGACTTCTCGTAGACGACGGCGGAGCGCACCTCGGCGACGTGGCCCAGGCAGAAGTCGTGGACGAGCTTCAGCGTCTTGCCGGTGTCGGCCACGTCATCGGCGATGAGGACCTTCTTGTCGGTGAAGTCGATCGCCTCGGGCACGGGCGCCAGCATGACCGGCATCTCCAGCGTGGTGCCGACGCCGGTGTAGAACTCCACGTTCACCAGGTGGATGTTCTTGCAGTCGAGCGCGTACGCCAGGCCGCCGGCGACGAACACCCCGCCGCGGGCGATGCTCAGGATGATGTCGGGCTCGTAGCCGTCGTCGGCGATCGTCTGCGCCAGCTCGCGCACGGCGCGCCCGAAGCCGTCGTAGGTCAGGTTCTCGCGTACGTCGCTCATGCCTCGTGCCTCACCTGGGTGCGGTGGAAGTTCTGGAAGGAGCGCGAGGCGGTCGGCCCGCGCTGCCCCTGGTACCTGGATCCGTAGCGCTCGCTGCCGTACGGGAACTCGGCGGGCGAGCTGAGCCGGAACATGCACAGCTGCCCGATCTTCATGCCCGGCCAGAGCTTGATCGGCAGGGTGGCGAGGTTCGACAGCTCCAGGGTCACGTGACCCGAGAACCCGGGGTCGATGAACCCGGCGGTCGAATGCGTCACCAGGCCGAGGCGGCCCAGGCTCGACTTCCCCTCCAGCCTGGAGGCGATGTCGTCGGGCAGCGAGATGACCTCGTACGTCGAGGCGAGGACGAACTCACCGGGGTGGAGGATGAACGCCTCGTCGCCCTCCGGCTCGACCATCCGGGTCAGGTCCGGCTGCTCGATCGCCGGATCGATGTGGGCGTAGCGGTGGTTCTCGAACACCCGGAAGTACCGGTCGAGACGTACATCGATGCTGGAGGGCTGCACCATCGATTCCTCGAACGGGTCGATGCGAACCCGTCCGCTGTCGATCTCGGCCCGGATGTCTTTGTCAGAGAGAAGCACGTCCCGAGGATACGCAGAGCGCGCGGGCCACCCCCAATCGAGAGCGCCGACCCGCGCGCCCGCCCCTGCGACTACCGCTTCGCGCCGCCCACGGGCACGGCGTGCCGCAACCGCGCGCACCGCGGGCACCGCAGCAGCCGCCCGGGCCCGATCCGGCCGGCACCGAGGTGCTGCAGCGGGAAGAAGGCGGTACTGAAAACGTGCCCTTCGGCACAACGGACGACGGTGTGCTCCATCGAGTCCCTTTCCCCAACGAGCCGTACTGCGACGAATCGCCACATTAGGGGATGATCGGCACCCACTCCAGCCGCCGCTCCACACCCACACGTTACGCCCCAACTCCCGGGCCCACACGCCCCGGTGTACGCCACACAGGACAACGACCCCGCGGCAAATTCACCGGGGGTCGATCATGAGGTAGAGTGAGCAACGCTAGGGATCCAGGCAACTGACCCAGCATGCGGATGTAGTTTAATGGTAGAACATGAGCTTCCCAAGCTTATAGCGCGGGTTCGATTCCCGTCATCCGCTCTTGAACAAGCCCCAGGTCACGAGACCTGGGGCTTGTTTGTTGTCTAGACCCCTCAGGGGTCGCCGTGCGCTCCACGTGCCCCGTCTCGCATGAATGCCCTGCCTGGAGGGCCCGCGGCTCGTTGCCCGCACCGCCTCGACGCGGATGCGTCTCACATCGCGAGACGCATTTCTTGTGACCTGCGTCAGGCCTGATCGGTGGGCTGTGAATCCGCGCCTACCAAGCGGGGATTGGACTGCCGTCTCCCGCCCCCCACTTGACGGCACACTGGCGGCAGCGGCCTCAGCGCCGCTGGAGGCGGAAGTCCGGACAGGTGTCGGGTCGTCGGCGTAGATGAAGGTCCGCTTGGCGTCAATGCCGATGGACAGCAGGTCGATGGTGTCGGGGGTGGGCAGGTCCGGCTTGGGCGGGTCGAAGCTCAGGCGGAGCAGGGCGTGCCGGTTGCCGGCAGAGGGCTGGTCGAGTTCCCAGGTGCCGGTGGTGCTGAAGGAGGTCCCCAGCTCGTTACGGAAGGAGTCGCCCGTGGGCCAGCTCCGGCCAGTGGCAGGCGGGCCCCCTTGGCCTCGAGTGAGCCCTCGCAGTCGCCCTCACGGTCCGCGCTGCTCGCGGGGGCGGTTGTGCCGCAGGCGGCCGGGCACCGTCAGGATCGATCGTCCTGAACGCCGATCTCCGCCCAGATCGACTTCCCACCGGCCCGGTGGCGTGTTCCCCAGCGCTCAGCGAACTGAGCGACGAGCAGTAGCCCGCGCCCGCCTTCGTCGAATATGCGCGCTCGCCTCATGTGCGGGGCGGTGCTGCTGCCGTCAGAGACCTCGCAGATGAGCACGGTGTCGCGGATCAGGCGCAGCTGAATGGGAGGGGTGCCGTACCGGATCGCGTTGGTGACCAGTTCACTCACCACCAGCTCGGCGGTAAACACCACCTCATGCAGTCCCCAGTCCGCGAGGCGGCGGGAGACCTTGTCACGGGCGTCGGCCACGGCGGCCGGGTCGGAAGGCAGATCCCAGGTGGCCACCTGACCCGCGTCGAGGACCCGGGTGCGGGCGACGAGCAGTGCGACATCATCCGCCTGCTGTGCGGGGAGCAGATCCTGGACCAGGTCGTCACAGGTTGCCTCCAGCGAGTGAGCAGGGCGCTCCAGCCGCCGACGCAGTAGCGCCATGCCCTTGCCGAGGTCGTGTTCGGGGACCTCGACGAGACCGTCCGTGTACAGCACGAGGACGCTGCCTCGGGGCACTTCCCATTCGACCGCTTCGAAAGGCAGCCCGCCGACTCCCAGCGGCGGCCCGACAGGAAGACCTATGAACTCCGCCTTGCCGTCGGGCGTGACCACGGCGGGCGGGGGGTGGCCCGCGCCTGCGGCGGCGCAGCGTCGCGAGACCGGGTCGTAGACCAGATACAGACATGTGGCGATGAGATCGGTGACGATCTCAGCCTCGGGATCCTCCGCGTCCTCCTCCGCCCTGAGGTGGGTGACAAGGTCGTCGAGATGGACGAGGAGCTCCTCGGGGGGCAGGTCGACGTCCGCCAGCGTGCGTACCGCGGTCCGAAGCCGCCCCATGGTGGCGGAGGCACGCAGACCATGGCCCACCACATCTCCGACGACCAGGGCGACCCGTGCGCCCGACAGCGGGATCACATCGAACCAGTCGCCGCCCAGCCCTGCCCGGGACCGGGCCGGGAGGTAGCGGTAGGCCACCTCCACTGCCTCTTGGGCGGGGAGTCGCTGTGGCAGCAGGCTTCGTTGCAGGGCCAGAGCTGTGGCTCGCTCGCGGGTGAAGCGTCGGGCGTTGTCCACGGCCACGGCAGCGCGTGCGGCGATTTCCTCGGCAAGGAGCAGATCGTCTTCGTCGAAGGAGTCCCGGCAGCGGTGGCGGACGAGTACGGCCACGCCAAGCGTGATGCCGCGGGCCCGCAGCGGGATGACCATGATCGAATGCATCCCGAAGTCGCGGACCTTCCCTGCGCGCTCGGGGTCGGCGACCTGCCAGCTCTCGATGGCTTCGTCCAGGGTGCGGTGCAGCGACGACCGGCCCGTATTCAGGCAGCGGGCGGGGGGCGAGGATTCCGGGTAGTAGTCCACCTCGCCCGGTTGGATCACCGACTCGGGGGTGCCGGGGAGGATGGACCCCTGCGCGGCGCGGCGCAGCGCTACGGAGCCGGTGGCGGACGGCCTGGGCTCGACGCCGCGGAACAGCCCGTCCAGCAGGTCGACGCTGATGAAGTCGGCGAGCCGCCCCACCGCCACGTCTGCCATCTCCTGGGCCGTGCGCATCACGTCGAGGGTGCTACCCACCTGTGCGCTGACGTCGTTCAGCAGGGCGAGCCGTTCCCGGGCCCGGTGCTGTTCGGTGACGTCGAGCGCGACGAGCTGCACGTGTCGCACCTGTCCTGCCGGGTTCCTCAGGGGGGAGACGGAGACGGCCCAGTACTTGTCGCGGGCTCCGCGCCGCGGTCGGCCATGCACCTGGAACCGCTCCGGCTCTCCCGTCTCGAACACCCGGCGCATGCCCTCTTCGACCGTGGTGCAGATGTGGGGAGGCAGGATGTCGGTGACCCGCCGACCACGCATCTGCTCCTCCGTGAGGCCCAGTTCGCGGGCCGCACCGGCGCTCCCCCGCAAGGCCCGCAACTCGGCGTCGTAGAGCATCACAGGGAGGTGGCACTGCGCGAAGGCCTCCTCTGTCGTCGCCTCGTCCTTGTCTGGACGTGGCTGCTGCTGCGGCGTGACCATGAAGAGCCACTGTGTGTTGCCCTCACGGTCGAGCGACGTGTACGCCTGCAACTCGGCATTCAGGTAGTCGCCGTCTTGATGCCGCAGCGGGATCGGCCCGCGCCCCTCGAGAATCGCGGAGAAAAGCACTTCGGCGTCGGTGTTCCCGCCGAGCAGACGTGCCGCGGGACGCCCGACGACGTCCCTGTATGAGTACCCGAGCAACCGCTGTGCGCCGGAACTCCACCCCGTCACGATTCCCCGCGCGTCGACGACTGCCGTAGCCGAGGTGGCCTGATCCGGGAACTGATCGAGGTCGTTTCGGAAGGGGCCTGCATTTTCCATGTCCATTCATCGCCCATCCTGCCCTGGGGCTCTCGGGGGCTGAGGAGACTCAGCAGAGACCGCAGGCCGGCGAAAACCTCGTATCCGTCACGTCGGCTCCCTTCTTACTTGTAACTCTCCTCGCGCGCACGCGCAGGTCGGCGGGCGCGGAAGGGACGCCGCACCAAAACCGCTGCGTACCTGTCCGACAAGAGCACGTGGCCCCGGAGAGGCACTCATCGAAACGTAAAGCCCCAGCTCAACGCCCCGCCACCTCCCTCGCTGCACGGTCGGCAGTACGTCGGGCGTCAGCTGTACGAGTCTGCCGGCGGGCAGACTGCCCCGGAACGCATTCAGCACACATGAGGAGGGAATCCGTTCGCGGGCCCACCGATGGTCCTCAGCCTTTCGCCTTCCCTCCGTACCCTCGCAGGAACGCCCTACAGCCTGACCAGGACCCGAAGGCTCGGGCTCGAGCTGCTGCCCAGCCCCTGACCTGGGGCCGAGGCTGTCGGCCGTCAACAGATGCACCACCAGCCTCGGCAGTGTCCTCGCCTGCCGGACGCTGTCAGGTTCGTGACTGTGACGATCAGGCGGTCCTGGGCGACCAGGCCGTGGAGCTTGGCCCCAGCGTGCCACTACGTGCCAGTCAGGGCGGTCAACAGCGGTCAACACTGGTGCGACCGAACCCCGCACCGGCGCGACCAAGGGCATGTTTCCGCAGCTCAGAGACCACATGCGGCTCAAGCGCCGAGTGATTCCCAAGCTTATAGCGCGGGTTCGATTCCCGTCATCCGCTCTTGAACGAAGGCCCAGGTCACCGACCTGGGCCTTCGTCGTTGTCTAGACCTCTCCACCCTCGCCGTGCCCTCCACGTGCCCCAACTGGCGGAAATCCCCTGCTCGGAGGGGCAGCCGCGCACCACTTGCACCACACGGGCCCCGCCGATCTCGGATCGCGAGACGCGTTCTCGATGACCTGCGTCACATGACTGCACCCGCCGCGTGAATTCGCTTCCCCAAAGAGGCGGTTGGCCGAAAGGGCCAGGCGGCAGACCCGCGACGGGACTACCTAGTACCGCGTCAGGCAACGT
Protein-coding sequences here:
- a CDS encoding SpoIIE family protein phosphatase, with product MDMENAGPFRNDLDQFPDQATSATAVVDARGIVTGWSSGAQRLLGYSYRDVVGRPAARLLGGNTDAEVLFSAILEGRGPIPLRHQDGDYLNAELQAYTSLDREGNTQWLFMVTPQQQPRPDKDEATTEEAFAQCHLPVMLYDAELRALRGSAGAARELGLTEEQMRGRRVTDILPPHICTTVEEGMRRVFETGEPERFQVHGRPRRGARDKYWAVSVSPLRNPAGQVRHVQLVALDVTEQHRARERLALLNDVSAQVGSTLDVMRTAQEMADVAVGRLADFISVDLLDGLFRGVEPRPSATGSVALRRAAQGSILPGTPESVIQPGEVDYYPESSPPARCLNTGRSSLHRTLDEAIESWQVADPERAGKVRDFGMHSIMVIPLRARGITLGVAVLVRHRCRDSFDEDDLLLAEEIAARAAVAVDNARRFTRERATALALQRSLLPQRLPAQEAVEVAYRYLPARSRAGLGGDWFDVIPLSGARVALVVGDVVGHGLRASATMGRLRTAVRTLADVDLPPEELLVHLDDLVTHLRAEEDAEDPEAEIVTDLIATCLYLVYDPVSRRCAAAGAGHPPPAVVTPDGKAEFIGLPVGPPLGVGGLPFEAVEWEVPRGSVLVLYTDGLVEVPEHDLGKGMALLRRRLERPAHSLEATCDDLVQDLLPAQQADDVALLVARTRVLDAGQVATWDLPSDPAAVADARDKVSRRLADWGLHEVVFTAELVVSELVTNAIRYGTPPIQLRLIRDTVLICEVSDGSSTAPHMRRARIFDEGGRGLLLVAQFAERWGTRHRAGGKSIWAEIGVQDDRS
- a CDS encoding phosphoribosyltransferase, which codes for MSDVRENLTYDGFGRAVRELAQTIADDGYEPDIILSIARGGVFVAGGLAYALDCKNIHLVNVEFYTGVGTTLEMPVMLAPVPEAIDFTDKKVLIADDVADTGKTLKLVHDFCLGHVAEVRSAVVYEKSHSLVKCEYVWKKTDEWINFPWSVEPPVVKREGQVLDA
- a CDS encoding Yip1 family protein — translated: MAGFRIGRGRDNNRSPQQPPQQQQQSYGQQQPPPYGQPPYPPVGGPPPQQQWPQPGAGGHGEPEYFDPYGQQQPHAQQPPYGHGGGGHGGGGYNDNPGHTQVFAIGEDPYGQGATYQAGAASAVPSGPRLPWKELLRGIVTRPGQTFLQMRDYAVWGPALIVTFLYGLLAVFGLDDARDDVIKATVPKAIPIVLSAGVAFVICGLILGAVTHTLARQLGGDGAWQPTVGLSMLVMSITDAPRLLFAVFLGGDNMVVQVLGWATWVAAGALFTSLISKSHDLPWPKALGASAIQLVALLSIIKLGTI
- the dcd gene encoding dCTP deaminase, producing the protein MLLSDKDIRAEIDSGRVRIDPFEESMVQPSSIDVRLDRYFRVFENHRYAHIDPAIEQPDLTRMVEPEGDEAFILHPGEFVLASTYEVISLPDDIASRLEGKSSLGRLGLVTHSTAGFIDPGFSGHVTLELSNLATLPIKLWPGMKIGQLCMFRLSSPAEFPYGSERYGSRYQGQRGPTASRSFQNFHRTQVRHEA
- a CDS encoding sugar transferase gives rise to the protein MPLTLTAPRVRVPAAPPAKRVCDLVGAVVLLAVLGLPLAAITALLWATQGGHPFARAAAVGLAGRPFRTWRLRTDDGTGRIGAVLDRCALDGLPQLLNVVRGEMSLVGPRPETRTDRPERLLVRPGMTGLWQVSARSDLPWEEMALLDRHYVENHWLGMDLAILAQTPRAAYRQRVA